One window from the genome of Streptomyces sp. NBC_00091 encodes:
- a CDS encoding VWA-like domain-containing protein, whose amino-acid sequence MPEDLPLDRAKLLAARYAAAEARPYLASALYALTVVPSPGPAGVRTMGVDRHWRCYVSPGFVERTPVPELAGVWIHEVAHLLRDHHGRADRLPAADQRDPVRINIAQDCEINDDLLADGLELPAGRMEPGLFGLAAGGLFEGYLSAIPPTPPHGVDCGSGAHGVRAPWEPGDGDGPARIGPVEAQALRRTSAQAMRAHQRGRGRGSLPGGWERWAAQVLEPVVDWRRALSGAVREAAAWAAGAVDYTYRRPSRRTPALGGRVVLPSLRRPLPRVAIVIDTSGSMGDAELAAALAEVTGVLREVGVGGNRVAVLACDADVHAVTRVTAAGQVTLAGGGGTDMRVGIAAALAVPDRPGVVVVLTDGYTPWPERSPSCRVIAALIGADAPQPPAWVETVRIGPTP is encoded by the coding sequence GTGCCGGAAGACCTCCCGCTCGACCGGGCCAAGCTGCTCGCCGCCCGCTACGCGGCGGCCGAGGCCCGGCCCTACCTGGCCTCGGCCCTGTACGCGCTGACGGTCGTCCCCTCGCCGGGCCCGGCGGGGGTGCGGACCATGGGCGTCGACCGGCACTGGCGCTGCTACGTCTCGCCCGGGTTCGTGGAGCGCACCCCCGTCCCCGAGCTGGCCGGCGTGTGGATCCACGAGGTGGCCCACCTGCTGCGCGACCACCACGGCCGCGCCGACCGGCTTCCGGCCGCCGACCAGCGCGATCCGGTCCGGATCAACATCGCCCAGGACTGCGAGATCAACGACGACCTCCTCGCCGACGGGCTGGAGCTGCCGGCGGGCCGCATGGAACCGGGCCTGTTCGGCCTCGCCGCGGGCGGGCTGTTCGAGGGCTACCTGTCCGCCATCCCGCCCACGCCCCCGCACGGCGTGGACTGCGGTTCGGGCGCGCACGGGGTCCGGGCGCCCTGGGAGCCCGGCGACGGCGACGGCCCCGCCCGGATCGGCCCCGTGGAGGCGCAGGCCCTGCGCCGGACGAGCGCCCAGGCCATGCGCGCCCACCAGCGCGGCCGGGGCCGGGGCAGCCTCCCCGGCGGGTGGGAGCGCTGGGCGGCGCAGGTGCTGGAGCCCGTCGTCGACTGGCGCCGCGCACTGTCGGGGGCGGTACGGGAGGCCGCCGCCTGGGCCGCGGGCGCGGTGGACTACACGTACCGGCGGCCCTCGCGCCGCACCCCCGCGCTGGGCGGCCGCGTGGTGCTGCCCAGCCTTCGCCGGCCGCTGCCCCGGGTCGCGATCGTGATCGACACCTCGGGTTCCATGGGCGACGCGGAACTCGCCGCGGCCCTCGCCGAGGTCACCGGAGTGCTGCGCGAGGTGGGCGTAGGGGGCAACCGGGTCGCGGTCCTGGCCTGCGACGCCGACGTGCACGCCGTGACCCGGGTGACCGCCGCCGGGCAGGTGACCCTGGCCGGGGGCGGCGGCACCGACATGCGCGTGGGCATCGCGGCCGCGCTGGCCGTGCCCGACCGGCCGGGCGTGGTCGTCGTCCTGACCGACGGGTACACCCCGTGGCCGGAGCGGTCCCCGTCCTGCCGGGTGATCGCCGCGCTGATCGGGGCGGACGCGCCGCAGCCTCCGGCGTGGGTGGAGACCGTACGCATCGGCCCGACGCCCTGA
- a CDS encoding sigma 54-interacting transcriptional regulator, with protein MSALAAADALGARLDLTRTEPAANHQLEALALAVTANQPVLLWGEPGIGKSAGMERLAACLGVGLETVVASVHEPSDFAGLPIVGDDPATTGVPMAPPDWAVRLARTGHGLLFFDELSSAPPAVQAALLRVVLERRVGSLELPASVRIVAAANPPASAADGWHLSAPLANRFVHLDWTHDPRTVARGMAGIWPETALPVVDPARAAGAAARARGAVSGFLTARPGLVHHMPNDADARGRAWPSPRTWEMALRLLATGYAAGAGREALSAALTGAVGDGAGLELLTYLENLDLPDPERVLADPEAFALPERGDRQLAFLIAVVAAVQSELTRPRWEAGWTVLAKAVDAGVPDVAARAAADLAAMRDPSWPVPAGIDAFVELLQLAGALPGAR; from the coding sequence ATGTCCGCCCTGGCCGCCGCCGACGCCCTGGGCGCCCGGCTGGACCTCACCCGCACCGAGCCCGCCGCCAACCACCAACTGGAGGCCCTCGCCCTGGCAGTGACGGCCAATCAGCCCGTACTGCTGTGGGGTGAGCCCGGGATCGGCAAGTCCGCCGGCATGGAGCGGCTCGCGGCCTGCCTCGGAGTGGGACTGGAGACCGTCGTCGCCAGCGTCCACGAGCCCTCGGACTTCGCCGGGCTGCCCATCGTCGGCGACGACCCGGCCACCACCGGCGTCCCGATGGCCCCGCCGGACTGGGCGGTACGCCTGGCCCGCACCGGACACGGACTGCTGTTCTTCGACGAGCTGTCCTCCGCCCCGCCCGCCGTGCAGGCCGCCCTGCTGCGCGTGGTCCTCGAACGCCGGGTCGGCAGCCTGGAACTGCCCGCCTCCGTACGGATCGTCGCGGCGGCCAACCCGCCCGCCAGCGCGGCCGACGGCTGGCACCTCAGCGCGCCGCTCGCCAACCGGTTCGTCCACCTGGACTGGACGCACGACCCGCGCACCGTCGCACGCGGCATGGCCGGAATCTGGCCCGAGACGGCCCTGCCCGTGGTCGACCCCGCCCGGGCCGCCGGGGCGGCGGCCCGCGCCCGGGGAGCGGTGTCCGGCTTCCTCACCGCCCGCCCCGGCCTGGTCCACCACATGCCGAACGACGCCGACGCCCGCGGCCGGGCCTGGCCCTCCCCGCGCACCTGGGAGATGGCCCTGCGCCTGCTGGCCACCGGGTACGCGGCCGGCGCGGGCCGGGAGGCGCTGTCCGCCGCGCTCACCGGAGCCGTCGGGGACGGCGCGGGCCTGGAACTGCTGACCTACCTGGAGAACCTCGACCTGCCCGACCCGGAGCGGGTGCTGGCCGACCCGGAGGCCTTCGCCCTGCCCGAGCGAGGCGACCGCCAGCTGGCCTTCCTCATCGCGGTCGTGGCCGCCGTGCAGAGCGAACTCACCCGCCCCCGCTGGGAGGCCGGCTGGACGGTGCTCGCCAAGGCCGTCGACGCGGGCGTGCCCGACGTGGCCGCGCGGGCCGCCGCCGACCTCGCCGCGATGCGGGACCCGTCCTGGCCGGTGCCCGCCGGGATCGACGCCTTCGTGGAACTGCTCCAGCTGGCCGGGGCCCTGCCCGGCGCCCGCTGA
- a CDS encoding TerD family protein — translation MSGVRKSLAKVEIALRWDPSPAGTPANDLDIVAAVYGASDPYGEPVYLVHFGSRAPDGTIALGRDSRTGQGFGFDEVMTLELDRLAPELGRVVVGVVIQDPGPAGEPGRKTFAAVAGTGLRIREGWTDLATTDFAELAGASAATVAEFLRDASGGWTLDARMRGFETDPQEFARVMGAPHG, via the coding sequence GTGAGCGGAGTACGCAAGAGCCTGGCCAAGGTGGAGATAGCGCTGCGCTGGGACCCCAGCCCCGCGGGCACCCCCGCGAACGACCTGGACATCGTCGCCGCCGTGTACGGCGCCTCCGACCCGTACGGGGAGCCCGTCTACCTCGTCCACTTCGGCAGCCGCGCCCCCGACGGCACGATCGCCCTGGGCCGGGACAGCCGCACCGGGCAGGGGTTCGGCTTCGACGAGGTGATGACCCTCGAACTGGACCGGCTGGCGCCCGAGCTGGGCCGTGTCGTGGTCGGCGTGGTCATCCAGGACCCGGGGCCGGCGGGGGAGCCCGGCCGCAAGACCTTCGCCGCCGTCGCCGGGACCGGGCTGCGGATCCGCGAGGGCTGGACCGACCTCGCCACCACCGACTTCGCGGAGCTCGCCGGGGCCTCGGCGGCCACCGTCGCCGAGTTCCTCCGCGACGCCTCGGGCGGCTGGACGCTGGACGCGCGGATGCGCGGCTTCGAGACGGACCCGCAGGAGTTCGCCCGGGTCATGGGCGCCCCGCACGGCTGA